Proteins from a genomic interval of Helicoverpa zea isolate HzStark_Cry1AcR chromosome 31, ilHelZeax1.1, whole genome shotgun sequence:
- the LOC124644745 gene encoding F-actin-monooxygenase Mical isoform X2 — protein sequence MNRGARVEPTPPECALAAEMFDHFCSAGTMKQILALHREICNTLNLKPNRLPDFYPKLKAKLASSWKAQALFKKFDARANHKVYAKGRSCASSKVLIIGAGPCGLRAAIECQLLGAKVVVIEKRDRMSRNNVLHLWPFVIQDLRALGAKKFFGKFCAGSIDHISIRQLQCILMKVALLLGVELHEGVSFEELLEPTVTENSETLGWRARVLPSDHVVSQYEFDALLGADGKRNTLHGFKRKEFRGKLAMAITANFINRHSEQEASVPEISGVAFIFNQKFFKELYEVTGIDLENIVYYKDDTHYFVMTAKKHSLLDKGVLLNDFNEVSRLLSVENVDRGALMRYAQEAARFSTDGRLPLRDFALNHYGEPDVALFDFTSMYAAENASMVYERHGRRLLCQLVGDSLLEPFWPTGSGCARGFLSALDAAWAVRAWGQSPAPHPLEVIAERESIYRLLAQTTPENLHRDFGAYTLDPGTRYPNLNRAAVTPHRVTSFYDSDDPLPLDAAPTARKRRREAEVSDEALVSWVAWSEPGIRAASSPAALTELLRRYRPDLLPSSTLPRAVYHILQQEFGIAPFSSGGTLRDVPDAKLRSYLTRVYNAFKGEVPHVHHETDVFDQIKQSMQKEKHVRNIEHPVSVYSNAADADKSHSSYRKKRRSVRPPQVSTDPAEYIRKKIGKLDLNDITQLARLIDGHDAIADTHTDKQKDLQEQILALLDPDESPDPKVVRQSLANLLQGSSRTSVQEPQKLAHYFQEEKKPKPVKPPRRLKGLDVNSIRVPDFSDIFDDSADTDATVVKVEPKKTFSRSPSTESAKKTIFTRSSSIDSAKKLTRSSESPVPQKGRRLSDVIDSQRIRSSQSPEVKLPHKRSNSIGASEVANTKRIAQLFEGHKRRHTPSPDSRTARSGSITNPEMSLRLQRMTEIIEGKRRDTPSPDRSKIESIGNPEMAVRRQKVVELIKQGQGLGASKLPLPEAPQRRNSEEMTFRMQRASDMMQKRAAESKRPKTGRRKAAREIMKQRFEKSLQMLAAEPRLDFAPSADLENDYGLQQYRASAPDFDERVKKLEKKLQHYEEGRIVGGGGRTAGGGARVARLAAELSGTTSNSPTPRPSSKPKDLMRSVGKIERDDWNMKEIERKIMENRLGRPEPKTAERVPKWDREQFLGRQRKLKEGEGNEEKWVEIDETLHKLDQKLKDSGRPDQGTKKVANLATKFVKKEPEAEQSKTPPKETHKEDAKKSWRGPAFTGMQCAACGTRVFAAEGVTADGLHLHRACFRCAVCKTVLRPGNYTMERYGSRLVCLRHSGVSVPDAVAAVTALTNARSQPPPTPERISLELSDSGAREIDEDEWTDRNFLASETSGAGGLSDEEESSSDEYTDAGDSDNGAALSPEPPVAAPRPTHSELYFSDDSFGYDDYSDDGAESSGNESCSRMRAAREARRREVPADARPPTDSSEVESDDESDSSDEEVSSATEVSTDSEFAREECAPAPSPPAILVTEAPAPPAPHEYPLSRTRSAGGIATKRALELKRRYLLGEPSPPAVRKSDSTSQIDTKFEAFRSTITEFQKMLHPAPVPVVQPQPQKPIVTFQLATEDKKTQPMPDIIKNLVVDAPVDLLTKVDTPLIKDWKQEPSKDEKEPDLESDSLSEDDSSHTETAPNQSVPRVEVHDEGGELIQLDSLMLINSTEDEKASGTTTGTTIVAAVESESSESGRDATTLALTETELSDWAAESAVLDDCGFDDKDDRKRSKNPRTLSGPKLIHDAKNIAVASHVCGRTSPVEAIVYSNALEHFEFADEGDQDPSLESPVTPRNEGYMELVDNDYDPYSPGNDRSMNFIERSFSETVFKPASQENSYRENLCPIDLDDIEDIDADTEPLDLKSPQLLKSIGNDNTSEKSTSESLHKSESLHKSESIMKTDTTSIQRSDSLHKSDSIKVEEIVSAEPRIENKIETLSLSEISPPLEKDKVETENSEVSPPLVPDTPKLVHPAIPFTGPATIRLYSPAICRSASVTFNRSTSRSTDSPTRSFDLSISINLSSGSLSPVSPVPSRDTTEKVQEIKREREEQTDIVRRLVLERLGSAKAGRKSVKRSRASPAAVPPPVPPPPTLPEPPPPPPRPAPPLMLPVTPSFSDPELARERRRKSIMKSISNYLNRRLGPRHKEPQTMSNAHKSTGALQEAPAPPPPPVPPPPASYCPPRPPAEHRSMHRVPGPSSGAADVDERDAMQLWFEARWARLVAQRRAREEHRDEPTARRLARLERRLTRPLSAEQQAATVAELVQVSAQRDAHQALMAADRRRSAGGSVGD from the exons GCCAAACTAGCGAGCTCGTGGAAGGCACAAGCGCTGTTCAAGAAGTTCGACGCCCGCGCCAATCACAAAGTGTACGCAAAGGGCCGCTCGTGTGCATCTAGCAAGGTGCTCATTATCGGCGCTGGACCTTGCGGGCTACGAGCTGCTATAGAATGCCAGCTGCTCGGGGCTAAAGTG GTTGTAATCGAGAAACGAGACCGAATGTCGCGCAACAATGTTCTGCACTTGTGGCCATTCGTGATTCAGGACCTGAGAGCACTCGGAGCTAAGAAGTTCTTCGGAAAGTTCTGTGCCGGCTCCATAGACCATATAAGCATTAGACAGCTACAGTGTATACTTATGAAG GTGGCGTTACTATTAGGCGTAGAGTTACACGAAGGAGTTAGTTTTGAAGAATTATTGGAGCCTACAGTGACCGAAAATTCtgaaa CTCTAGGCTGGCGAGCGCGGGTCCTCCCATCAGACCATGTAGTCTCCCAGTACGAGTTTGACGCACTCCTTGGAGCTGACGGCAAGAGGAACACTCTCCACGGCTTCAAGCGCAAGGAGTTCAGAGGGAAACTCGCCATGGCCATCACTGCTAACTTTATCAACAGGCATTCGGAACAGGAGGCCTCG GTGCCAGAGATAAGCGGCGTTGCCTTCATATTCAACCAGAAGTTTTTCAAAGAGTTGTACGAGGTGACCGGCATAGATTTGGAGAATATAGTCTATTATAAAGACGACACACATTATTTTGTGATGACTGCCAAGAAACACAGCTTGCTTGATAAAGGCGTGCTGCTTAAT gACTTCAACGAAGTATCCCGCTTGCTGAGCGTAGAGAACGTAGACCGCGGAGCACTGATGCGCTACGCACAGGAAGCGGCTCGCTTCTCCACCGACGGCCGGCTGCCGCTGCGGGATTTCGCGCTCAACCACTACGGGGAGCCCGATGTCGCGTTGTTTGATTTTACATCTATGTACGCTGCTGAGAATGCTAGCATG GTGTACGAACGTCACGGGCGTCGTCTTCTCTGCCAGCTAGTGGGAGACAGTCTACTGGAGCCCTTCTGGCCGACCGGCTCgggctgcgctcgcggctttctGTCCGCGCTCGACGCCGCCTGGGCTGTCCGCGCGTGGGGGCAAAGCCCTGCGCCTCACCCGTTGGAGGTTATAGCTGAGAGGGAGTCGATATACAGGCTTTTAG CTCAAACCACCCCGGAGAATCTTCATCGCGACTTCGGCGCGTACACCCTGGACCCGGGTACCAGATACCCGAATCTGAACCGCGCGGCTGTCACTCCTCACCGCGTGACGTCGTTCTATGATTCCGATGATCCGCTGCCTTTGGATGCTGCTCCTACTGCTAGGAAGAGGCGCAGAG AAGCAGAAGTATCAGACGAGGCCCTAGTATCTTGGGTAGCTTGGTCCGAGCCGGGTATCAGAGCGGCGTCCAGTCCCGCCGCTCTTACGGAACTACTTCGTCGATACCGGCCCGACCTGCTGCCGTCCTCCACGTTACCAAGGGCTGTCTACCATATACTGCAGCAGGAGTTTG GCATAGCCCCATTCTCCTCCGGTGGTACTCTCCGAGACGTCCCGGACGCTAAGCTCCGATCGTACTTGACGCGAGTATACAACGCCTTTAAAGGCGAGGTGCCGCACGTTCACCATGAAACCGACGTGTTCGATCAG ATCAAACAAAGCATGCAGAAAGAGAAACACGTACGCAACATTGAACACCCTGTATCTGTATAttcaa ACGCGGCTGACGCCGACAAATCACACTCGAGCTATAGAAAGAAGCGGCGCTCGGTGCGTCCCCCACAAGTAAGTACCGATCCCGCAGAGTACATCCGCAAAAAGATCGGCAAACTAGACCTTAACGACATCACACAGCTTGCGCGTCTCATCGACGGACACGACGCCATCGCtgacacacacacagacaaacaaaaagactTACAGGAACAAATACTAGCTCTCTTAGACCCCGACGAATCTCCAGACCCCAAGGTCGTACGACAGTCTTTAGCTAATCTACTACAAGGCTCTTCAAGAACTTCGGTCCAAGAACCGCAGAAGTTGGCACATTACTTCCAAGAAGAGAAGAAACCCAAGCCGGTGAAGCCGCCGCGAAGGTTGAAGGGCTTGGACGTGAACAGCATCAGGGTCCCCGACTTCTCCGACATCTTCGACGACTCAGCTGACACAGATGCAACTGTCGTTAAAGTAGAACCTAAGAAGACATTCAGCAGGTCTCCTTCTACGGAAAGTGCGAAGAAGACAATCTTCACCCGGTCTTCGTCTATTGACAGTGCTAAGAAGTTGACTCGGTCTTCAGAAAGTCCGGTGCCACAGAAAGGCAGACGACTTTCAGATGTTATAGACAGTCAAAGGATTAGGAGCTCGCAGAGTCCTGAAGTAAAACTTCCACATAAGAGATCGAACTCGATAGGAGCTTCTGAAGTGGCCAACACCAAGCGTATTGCTCAGCTATTCGAGGGTCACAAACGTCGGCACACCCCGAGTCCTGACTCCAGAACTGCGCGCTCAGGATCCATCACTAACCCAGAAATGTCGTTACGTTTGCAACGGATGACGGAAATCATTGAAGGCAAGCGCCGAGACACGCCCAGTCCGGACCGCTCGAAGATAGAATCTATTGGTAACCCGGAGATGGCTGTCCGTCGCCAAAAGGTCGTTGAACTCATAAAGCAAGGCCAAGGCTTAGGTGCAAGCAAACTGCCTCTTCCCGAAGCTCCTCAGCGCAGGAACAGCGAGGAAATGACGTTTAGGATGCAACGGGCGTCTGACATGATGCAGAAGCGGGCTGCCGAGTCCAAGCGGCCTAAAACGGGGCGGCGCAAAGCTGCGAGGGAGATTATGAAGCAGAGATTTGAGAAGAGTCTTCAGATGTTGGCTGCGGAGCCTCGTTTGGACTTTGCGCCGTCAGCTGACCTGGAGAATGACTATGGGCTGCAACAGTACCGCGCCAGTGCGCCGGACTTCGACGAGAGAGTGAAGAAGTTGGAGAAGAAGCTGCAGCACTAT GAGGAGGGCCGAATCGTCGGCGGAGGTGGCCGAACGGCCGGCGGAGGCGCCCGAGTGGCTCGCCTAGCTGCCGAGCTCAGTGGAACAACATCCAACTCCCCTACACCCCGTCCGTCTTCCAAGCCGAAAGACCTCATGAGATCGGTGGGGAAAATAGAGAGAGATGACTGGAATATGAAGGAGATTGAACGGAAGATTATGGAGAATAGACTGGGAAGGCCGGAGCCTAAGACTGCTGAGAGAGTGCCGAAGTGGGATAGAGAACAG TTTCTGGGTCGTCAACGTAAACTGAAGGAAGGCGAGGGTAACGAGGAGAAATGGGTGGAGATCGACGAGACCCTGCACAAGCTCGACCAGAAGTTAAAGGACTCTGGCAGACCTGATCAGGGAACGAAAAAG GTAGCGAACTTAGCGACGAAATTCGTGAAGAAAGAACCCGAAGCCGAACAATCGAAGACACCGCCCAAGGAAACGCACAAGGAAGAT GCCAAGAAGAGCTGGCGTGGCCCCGCATTCACGGGCATGCAGTGTGCTGCTTGCGGCACTCGCGTGTTCGCGGCGGAGGGCGTCACGGCAGACGGACTGCATCTACACCGTGCCTGCTTCCGCTGTGCGGTCTGCAAGACTGTGCTGCGCCCTGG CAACTACACAATGGAGCGCTACGGCAGCCGCCTCGTCTGCCTCCGTCACTCCGGCGTCAGTGTACCGGACGCCGTGGCCGCCGTCACAGCACTGACCAACGCTCGCAGCCAGCCGCCCCCCACTCCCGAGCGCATCAGCCTCGAGCTGTCCGACAGCGGCGCCAGAGAGATCGACGAGGACGAGTGGACCGACAGGAACTTCCTCGCGTCCGAGACCTCCGGCGCCGGCGGCCTCAG TGACGAAGAAGAATCGAGTTCTGACGAGTACACGGACGCGGGTGACAGCGACAACGGCGCGGCCTTGTCCCCCGAGCCGCCGGTCGCGGCGCCGCGTCCGACTCACTCCGAGCTGTACTTCTCCGACGATTCCTTCGGATACGACGACTATTCTGATGATG GCGCAGAATCCTCCGGCAACGAGTCGTGCTCCCGCATGCGGGCGGCCCGCGAGGCCCGCAGACGCGAGGTCCCTGCCGACGCGAGGCCTCCGACCGACAGCAGCGAG GTGGAATCTGATGACGAGAGCGACTCCAGCGACGAAGAGGTCTCATCGGCCACCGAAGTGTCCACCGACAGCGAATTCGCGCGCGAAGAATGCGCCCCAGCACCTTCGCCCCCCGCCATACTCGTCACCGAAGCACCCGCCCCACCCGCGCCCCACGAATACCCCCTCAGCAGGACTCGTTCTGCCGGGGGGATAGCCACCAAACGTGCTCTAGAACTCAAACGACGCTACTTACTTGGAGAGCCATCACCCCCCGCAGTCAGGAAGTCTGACTCCACATCACAAATAGACACAAAATTCGAAGCTTTTAGGTCAACTATTACAGAGTTTCAGAAGATGTTGCATCCCGCACCCGTGCCTGTGGTACAGCCGCAACCACAAAAACCTATCGTTACCTTCCAATTAGCCACCGAGGACAAGAAAACTCAACCAATGCCAGATATCATTAAAAACCTCGTAGTTGATGCGCCAGTTGACTTGCTCACTAAAGTCGATACTCCGCTAATCAAAGACTGGAAACAGGAACCTTCAAAGGACGAAAAGGAACCGGATTTAGAATCGGACTCTTTGTCAGAAGATGATTCGTCACATACTGAGACTGCTCCCAACCAATCGGTGCCTCGCGTCGAAGTACACGATGAGGGAGGAGAACTGATACAGTTGGACAGCCTCATGTTAATCAACAGTACTGAAGACGAAAAGGCGTCTGGTACTACCACAGGAACAACTATTGTCGCAGCTGTGGAGTCCGAGTCTTCAGAATCCGGTCGTGACGCCACTACTCTGGCGCTCACAGAGACTGAGCTCTCAGACTGGGCGGCAGAAAGCGCCGTTTTAGACGACTGCGGCTTCGACGACAAAGACGATCGCAAAAGAAGCAAGAATCCCAGAACATTAAGTGGCCCTAAACTCATACATGATGCTAAGAACATTGCAGTTGCTTCCCATGTCTGTGGCAGAACAAGTCCAGTTGAAGCCATAGTTTACTCTAACGCATTAGAACATTTCGAATTCGCTGACGAAGGAGATCAAGACCCGTCTCTAGAAAGCCCAGTTACGCCCAGAAATGAGGGCTACATGGAACTAGTGGATAATGACTACGATCCTTATTCACCCGGGAATGATCGATCAATGAATTTCATCGAAAGAAGTTTCTCTGAAACAGTGTTCAAACCAGCCAGCCAAGAAAATAGTTACAGAGAGAATTTATGTCCAATCGATTTAGATGATATTGAGGACATAGATGCGGATACAGAACCTTTGGATTTGAAGTCGCCTCAACTGTTGAAGTCGATAGGTAATGACAACACCAGTGAGAAGTCTACGAGTGAAAGTTTGCATAAGAGCGAGAGTTTGCACAAGTCAGAGAGCATTATGAAGACTGATACCACCAGCATACAGAGAAGCGACAGTCTGCACAAGAGTGACAGCATTAAAGTCGAAGAAATAGTAAGCGCCGAACCGaggatagaaaataaaatagaaacgtTAAGCTTATCAGAAATTTCGCCGCCGTTAGAGAAAGATAAAGTTGAAACTGAGAATTCTGAAGTTTCGCCGCCCCTTGTACCTGATACTCCTAAGTTAGTGCATCCTGCTATCCCCTTCACGGGCCCCGCTACGATAAGGTTGTATTCTCCGGCGATCTGTCGTTCAGCCAGCGTGACATTCAACAGATCGACGTCACGAAGTACCGACTCGCCCACGCGAAGTTTCGACCTCTCGATCTCAATCAACCTTAGTTCGGGTTCCCTTTCGCCCGTGAGTCCCGTCCCTTCGCGGGATACCACAGAAAAAGTACAAGAGATTAAACGCGAGAGAGAAGAACAGACAGATATTGTAAGGAGATTGGTGTTGGAACGGCTGGGCAGTGCGAAGGCTGGTCGTAAATCCGTGAAGCGGTCGAGGGCGTCGCCCGCTGCGGTGCCGCCCCCCGTCCCTCCTCCCCCGACGCTGCCGGAGCCGCCTCCTCCTCCACCCCGCCCCGCGCCTCCCCTCATGCTGCCAGTGACCCCTTCGTTCTCGGACCCTGAGCTAGCTCGGGAAAGGCGAAGGAAGAGTATAATGAAAAGTATTTCCAACTACTTGAACCGACGGCTGGGACCGCGACACAAG GAGCCTCAAACAATGTCCAACGCTCACAAGTCGACGGGAGCTCTGCAAGAGGCGCCGGCGCCTCCGCCCCCGCCCGTGCCACCGCCGCCGGCCAGCTACTGCCCCCCTCGCCCTCCAGCCGAACATCGGTCGATGCATCGAGTGCCAG GTCCGAGTTCTGGCGCCGCTGATGTGGACGAACGCGACGCAATGCAGCTCTGGTTCGAAGCGAGGTGGGCAAGGCTTGTTGCCCAGCGACGGGCAAGGGAAGAACACCGTGACGAACCAACTGCACGACGCTTGGCGAGGCTCGAGCGGCGATTGACGCGCCCTCTATCTG CCGAGCAGCAGGCGGCGACGGTGGCTGAGCTAGTGCAAGTGTCAGCGCAGAGAGACGCGCACCAAGCGCTCATGGCCGCTGACAG gAGGCGAAGTGCGGGCGGCAGCGTCGGCGACTAA